The Paraburkholderia hayleyella genome includes the window AGCTCGATCACGCCGAGCACCTGCGTCGTGCCGCCCTGCCGCTCGGCCACCACCAGTGGCGTGCTGCCCCGGCGCGCGATGCTCGCCACGGCTTCGTTCACTTCAGGCGGAAAACGGCCGCAGCCCCCTCGCCTTCGACGTATTGCTTCACGGCATCGGCCGCGCCTTTGCGAATTTCACGTCCGGGCAAATCGACGCCGCTCATACGCGTCTGTGCGCTGAACGCCAGAAAGCGGGCCTGCAACGCGGCCATATCCCGTTGCCGCAGCGCGAAACGTTGCTTGGCCAGCACCACAATACTGCGGCCTTCGGGGGTTTCATCGGCCAGCGAAGCCAGTTGCGCCGCATCCGCCAGCGTCGCCTCAGACACCTGGGGCGCGGGCACGAAGGCACAGGCCTGGCGGTTGCCGAGCGTGATCGTGCCGGTCTTGTCGAGCAGCAGCACATCGACATCGCCCGCGGCTTCGACGGCCCGGCCCGAGGTGGCGATCACATTGGCTTGCATCATGCGGCTCATGCCCGCCACGCCGATCGCCGAGAGCAAGCCACCGATCGTCGTCGGAATCAGGCACACCAGCAATGCCACCAGCGCGGTAATCGTGACCACCTGCCCCGCGCCCGCCGCCTGCACGGCGAACAGCGAAAACGGCAGCAAGGTCGCGGTAGCCAGCAGCAGCACCATCGTTAGCGCCACCAGCAAGATCGTCAGCGCGATTTCGTTGGGTGTTTTCTGCCGCTTCGCCCCTTCGACCATGGCGATCATCCGGTCGAGAAAAGCCTCGCCCGGATTGGCGGTGACCCGCACCACGAGCCAGTCCGAAAGCACCCGCGTGCCGCCCGTCACCGCCGAGAAATCGCCGCCTGATTCACGAATCACCGGTGCCGATTCGCCCGTGATGGCGGATTCGTCGACCGAGGCCACGCCTTCGATCACCTCGCCATCGGCGGGGACGGTATCGCCGGTTTCGATCAGGACCACGTCGCCGCGGCGCAGATCCGCCGCTGCCAGCACGCGTACCGCCGCCTCACGCTGCGGCGCCTCGAGCTTTTTCGCCAGCACGTTCTGTTTGGCGCCGCGCAACGCGGCCGCCTGGGCTTTCGAGCGGCCTTCGGCCAGCGCCTCCGCGAAATTGGCGAACAGCACGGTGAACCAGAGCCAGAGCGATACCGCGAGAATGAAACCCGCAGGGGCTTCGGCCTGACCCGCGAGCGCGGCGAACCACAGCACCGTGGTCAGAATGCTGCCGACGTACACACAGAACATCACCGGGTTGCGCACCTGCGTGCGCGGGGTGAGTTTTTTAAAAGCCGCGACGAGCGCCGGACGCACGAGCGTGCGCTCGAAAATGCCGGGCAGGTGTGGCTTGACGAGGGAATCGGTCATCTTGTGTCGAGTCCAGAAGTGTTCCAGGTGTTCAGGTGTGCCCGATAGGGATAGGGGAACGGGGCTTCATCAGTCATCGCCTCATGCGAGGTCACGACCCATGCGCCAGCAGCATCAGGTGTTCGACGCCCGGACCGAGCGCGAGCGCTGGCACATAAGTCAGCGCCCCGACCAGCAGCACCACGCCCAGCAGCAACGCGACAAAGAGCGGCCCATGAGTAGGCAGCGTGCCGCCCGTGACGCCGATACGCGGCTTCGCGGCCAGCGCGCCCGCGAGCGCTAGCACCAGCACAATCGTGCCGAAGCGGCCAAACCACATCGCTATCGCCGTCAACACGTTGTAAAACGGCGTGTTCACCGACAACCCGCCAAACGCGCTGCCGTTGTTATTGGCCGCCGAGCTGAAGGCGTACAGAATCTCCGAAAAACCATGCGGCCCCGGATTGCCGAGCCCCGCACGGCCCGCCTCGGTCAGCACCGCCAGCGAGGTCGCCAGCAATACCAGCAGCGGCGTCAGCAGCACCACCAGCGACACCATCTTCATCTCATAGGCTTCGATCTTCTTGCCGACGTATTCGGGCGTGCGGCCAATCATCAAACCTGCGACGAACACCGCCAGCAGCGCGAACACCAGCATGCCGTAGAGCCCCGAACCCACGCCGCCAAACACCACCTCACCCAGTTGCATCAACAGCAGCGGATACAAGCCTCCGAGCGGCGTGAGCGAATCGTGCAGGGTATTGACCGCGCCGCATGAGGCCGCGGTGGTCGTCACCGTGAACAGGCCCGACTGCGTGATGCCAAAGCGTGCCTCCTTGCCTTCCATGTTGCCGCCGGGTTGCAAGGCGCTCGCGTGCTGGTCGACATGCAGCGCGGTGAATACGGGGTTACCGCTTTGCTCGGCGGCGATCTCGCCTGTCACGCAGGCCGCGAACAGCAGCGTCATCACCGCCAGCAGCGCCACCCCCTGACGCCGGTCGGCAATCATGCGGCCAAACACAAGACACAACGCGGCCGGAATCAGCAAAATCGCAAACATCTGCAGGAAGTTGGAAAACGGCGTGGGGTTCTCGAACGGATGCGCCGAGTTGGCATTGAAAAACCCGCCACCGTTAGTACCGAGCATCTTGATCGCTTCCTGCGAGGCGACCGGGCCCAGCGCCAGGGTCTGCTGCGTCACCGTCATGGCCTGCAGCGTCGGCTGGCCCGGCGCATCGGGTTGCGCGGCAAGGTAATGCGTGGCCTGCAAGGTCGGTACGGTTTGATACGCGTGGAAGTTCTGGATCACACCCTGCCCGATCAGCAGCACCGCGATCAGGCTAGCCAGCGGCAGCAGCACATACAGCGTCACGCGCGTGAGGTCCACCCAGAAGTTGCCGAGGGTCTGCGCCGTATGGCGCGCAAAGCCCCGGATCAGGGCGATCACGACGACGATGCCGGTCGCGGCCGAAAGAAAGTTCTGCACCGTGAAGCCGAGCATCTGCGCGAGATAGCCCACAGTTTGCTCGGGCGAATAATCCTGCCAGTTGGTATTGCTGACGAAGCTCACCGCGGTATTGAACGCGCCATCCGGGCTCATCGCCCCCAGATGCTGCGGATTGCCCGGCAGAGCGCCTTGCAGGCGCAAGAGGCCATACAGCACCAGTACGCCCAGCACATTGAACGCGAGCGTGGCCAGGGCATAGGATCTCCAGCTCATTTCGGCGCCAGGATCGACGCCCGCCATGCGGTACAGCACACGTTCGAGCGCGCCGCAAAAACGGACGACACGCGCGCTACCGTCCATCACGCGCGTGATATAGCCCGACAGCGGCACCGCGCAGGCCAGAAGCAGCACCATGAAAACGACCACTTGCAGAACATGGCTGGCGATCATTCGATGTCCTCCGCGCGCAGCAGCGCGTAGACGAGATAGCCAAACAGCAGCATCGCCGTGGCGCCGGCCAACCAGAGAATCCAGTTCATGAGCGCGCCCCAGGGCTTGGGCGCGAGGGTCTTAACCTCGCGCAAGCGGCAATCAGGCCATAGCTCAGCGCAGCAAAGAGCACGAGCCCTCCGACATACAGCAGATCCATCATGGGTTCTCCGGGTAATGAACAGGGACAGGATGAACAGCCACAACGGTATGCCGATGCGTGTAAAAGCCGGATTAAAGATTCAGGAGGGGATATAAAAATCGTGTAAACGGCGCGCGCTCATGGTGTCCGTGGTGTCTACCGATCGTCCGCTGATGAAACCGCTGGTGAAACGTCAAGAATTCGCCTTGCTGGAACGCATGACATATATCCGTTATCCGTTACTTACCCAGGCCCATTAATCATCCATCCACGACGCCAATCACGGAAAATCAGGGGGCTCGTGCAAACCCGTCCCAAGTAAGCCCAAAGCTTTCCTGATGAACGCTTTGGGCTGTCATGTCTTAGCGTCCGTCCAGCTTCCCAAGGTCTACCGGATCCTCCAGGTCCGCCCAGATTTCATTCTCTAAAACCAGCGGCGCATTGGGAACATCAGGCATATCAGGCATATCAGGCACATCGGATATATCCGATACGTCCGACGAACTGTCCATCGACGATTGCAATATCAGTGAAAAACCCGGCCTGAACCCGGCCAACCAGTCAGTTAATTCCGTCCGGCGGACCCGATTTAAATATTCGTAACTAGAAATTTTCAACAAGTTTAATTTCTTAGATTTTTCGATAAACGTTTTAAGCTCAGCGGCTCCAACTGAATCCGCCAGATCCGAGATTAATTTTTCAAGATGCTCCAGCTTACTTAATTCATTCAGGCAAGACTGCGTTATTTCGATCCCAGACACATGAAAAATTTTCAGGTATTTCAAGCCACCACGAGTCAGAATGGCAACAATATTACTATTAAATAGCTCATCTGACATTGTTGCCTCATCCGCGCTCTCATCAACCAGCTCGGCTCCGGATGCACATACCTCCTTCAAGACGACACCATGAAACATCAAGCTCATGGCACGAGTGCAGAAAATACTATTTCCGACATTCAGAAAATTCAAATTTCTGAAACCATGACTCACTCGATGACACACTTGATAATCTAGCGGATCAAAAACACATTCGTTCATAAACAGAGTTTTCAAATTCTTCATTCCAGCCAATCCCAGAAAAAGAATATTACTAACACTCACCCCTGAAATCTTAAAATTGACGAGCGCTTCACATTTCGCAAAACAGGTCGCCGCATTTTTCTCCAGGAAGCAATCTAATAAATTCACGTCTTCTAAAGCGATAGGCTGATCCGGCTGAACCTCAAACTCCAGACTGGATTTGCGTAATTCGATGTTTTTCAGTTCAAGAGTTTTCAAGTTTTTGTTAGATAGCAGCCAGACAGGATCCAGAATCGGTAGGGGCTGGCTTTCCGGATCGAGGGTGTCTAGCTCAAGACCGATCAAACGCCCGCTCTCCACCAGAGTTTTCGAGCTCATCAGCCGCTGGATTAAAGACGATATGAATTCTGGCGTGCCCAAGGCTATCAACTCGAATTTATTCTGCTCCAGAAAGACTTCATTTAGCATTAAATCCAGCAAGATTTGACTATGCCGCTCTAACATATTCGAATTCAGCCGCACCCTGACATGAGGAAAAAACCTCATGATTTTCAGAATATTTTTTCTTAACCCGGCCTCGGGCAAATTTTTCTGCAACTCTCTTTTAATGCATTTTTCACTCAACTTTTCCGCTATACCGGGGGCACTCGCTGCATGCCAAACCTGATCTTCAGCACTCGCATCCCATAAATTTTTACTGAATTCAGCATTAAATTTTTTAGACAGAAATTTAAATTTTTCGAGCTTCTCGAAAAAATATTTTTCACACCCTTCTCCTGGGTTGGCCAATGACTCGCCAATGATTATCTTTTGCAAATTAAATGGAAGGTCCCTTGATTTATTTTCTTCGACCCTTGCCTCCTGCTCGCCCTCTTGATCGACCTGTCTTATCTTTTTATTTGAATCATCATTGAAATTCGCACCATCCAGGTACCGTTTTTTAGACGAGTAATTTATATTTAGCATGATGAATTTTTAATATACTGGTTTTAAATTTTGTCTTTTTTCTTCAACTAGCCAGAAGGAGCACAATATGTAACCGGCACGGCAAAAAAGTTCTTTCGCCTCAAAAAATCATCTGCCAACGGGTTTATATCAGGGTAAAAAAAGTAAAATTCCGTCGGCCGACAAAATGCCGCGCCATCGCACTTATTTGGGCGATGGCGTGAACGCCGGTATCAACGGCTCCAGGGCGACGCATAACTCGTTACTGATTTTTTGTCTTGTCATGCCGCCAGGATACGGAGGACATCGCTCAATGTCCCGGTTGGGTTAGCAACTCTAACTGTCCATCCGCGGATAAAAATCCAGTTTAAAACCCGGCCTGAGCCTGGTCGACCAACTAACTAATTCCGTCCGGCTGGACAGATCCAAATCTTGACAATCATTCATTACCAACTGTTTTAATTCTTCAGATTTTTCGATAAATTCTTTAAGCCCATCAATTCCAACCGTATCCGGTTTACCTAGCCTTAAATTTTTAAGATGCTTCAGTTCACTTAATCCATTCAGACAAGGCTGCGTTATTTTCATCCCCAACGCATCAAAATTTTTCAGACATTTCAAGCCACCATCAGCCAGGATGGTGATAATACTTCTACTAAACAACTCACCTGACATTTTTATATCCCTGCGACCATCAAACACCGTGTGAATCGATGCATCTATATCCGTCAAGGCCGCCCCACGAAACATTACGTCTATGGCATTACCGTGAAAAATGCTATTCTTGAGACTCAGAACATTCAAGCTGCTGAAACCATCACGCACGCGATAATCGTCCTGACCTAAAAAACATTTATTCATAAACAAAGTTTTCAAATTCTTCATTCCAGCCAATCCCAGAAGAAGAATATCACTAACATTCACCTCTGAAATCTTAAAACTAATGAGCGCTTCACATTTCGCAAAACAGGTCGCCTCATCTTGCATCATGAAGCAATCTAATAAATCCACGTCCTCTAAAACAATGGGCTGATCCGGTTGAACTTCGAGTTCTCGACTGGGTTTGCATAACTCGATTCGTTTCAGATTAAGGGTTTTCAAATTTTTGTGCGATAGCAGCCAGACAGGATTCAGAATCGGTAGGGCTGGACTTTCCAGAGGTGAGGTGCTGGTTAGATTAAGACCGATCAAACGCCCGCTCTCCACCAACGTTTTCGAGCTCATCAATTTCTGGATTATAGACGATATAACTTCTGGCCTGCCCGAGGCTATTAGTTCGAATTTATTCTGCTCCAGAAAGACTTCATTTAGCATTAAATCCAGCATAATTTTATTATGATGCATTGACTTATCCGGAGACAGCTGAATCCTGACATGAGGAAAAAACCTCATGATTTTCAGAATATTTTTTCTTAACTCTGCCTCAGGCAAACCTTTCTGCAGCTCTCTATTAATGCATTGTTCGCTCAATTTTCCCACTACACCGGGGGCACTCGTTGCATGCCAAACCTGATCTTTAGCACTCGCATCCCATAAATTTTTACTGAATTCATAATTAAATTTTTTAGACAGCAATTTAAATTCAGCGAGATTCTTAAAAAAATATTCTTCACGATCCGCTCCTGGATCGAGCAACACCTCGCCAATGATTATTTTTTGCAAATTAAATGGAAGATTATTTAATTTATTTTCTTCGACCCTTGCTCTCTGCTCGTCACCCTGATTGACCTGCTTTATTTTTTTATTTAAATCATCACTGGAATTCACATCGCCCTGGAAACACTTTTTAAACGAGAACTTTATATTTGGCATGGCAGGTATTGGATATTGGATATATTGATTTTAAATTTTGTCTCTTTTTCTCAACTAGCCGAAAAGAGTGCAATATGTAACTAGCACGGCAAAAAAGTTCCGCGGCCAATGAATCAAAATCATTCTGGCCGGCACCATAAAATCAAATGGAACTCTTTCCCACTACGCGTTACCTAGCTTCAGCATCACGAAAATCGCAGGATTCTCATCGCAACCTACGCGCCTCGTCCAGAATAGCGGCCATGGCGCTTATTCACCTGTTTCACATGCAAAAAATTCTTTAATCTCAAGAAAAAATCATCTGCCAACGGGTTTATATCAGAATAAAAAAACAAAATTTCGCCGGCCAACGAAATGCCGCGCAATCATGCTTATTCTCAACAGAATTTTTCAGCTTCTATAACCGCTGAAATACAGCCAGACAATCACATCCAGAGCCAATCCAGCGACGAGAACCCCATGCAGGGTTCAAGGGAGAGCAACGTCGCATGAATATCGAGACGCCGCTCTAAGCGCATGCGCAGCTTGCCGAAACCGGCAAACCAGGCATGCGCGCCCTCAACCACCTAACGATGCCAGCCCAGCCGTTCTTTGCTCTCGACGTCACGCCGGGCAATGCATGCCGTGATCCCACGCTGTTTCAGGTACTGCCCTGCAGCGGGCGAAGTCGTAGCCCTTGGGCGATGGCGTGAACGCCGGCATCAACGGCTCCAGGGCGGCCCATAACTCGTTACTGATTTTTCGTCTTGTCATGCCGCCAGGATATGGAGGACATCGCTCAATGTCCATAAAAATACAGTTCAAAACCCGGCCTGAGCCTAGTCGACCAGCTAAATAATTCCGTCCGGCTGGCCGGATCCAAATCTTTATAATAATTAATCATCAAACTTTTTAAGTTTTCAGATTTTTCGATAAATCCTTTAATCTCATCGACTTCAATCGTATCCGGCACGGTCGATATTAATTTCTCAAAATGCTTCAATTTACTTAATCCACTCAGGCAAGACTGCGTTATTTTGATCCCAAACATATGAAAAAATTCCAGATACTTCAAGCCATCATCAGCCAGGATGGCGACAATATTTTCATTAAATAACGCCTCTGACTTTTCATTAAATAACGCCTCTGACGTTTTTACATCGCCCGGGTTATTATCAAATACCCTGAAAATCAATGCATTTATATGCTTCAAGGCGGCACCACGAAACATTACGTTCATGGCACGAGCGCAAAAAAGGCTAGCATTGACATTCAGAAAATTCAAGCTACTGAAACCATGATTCACTTGATGACACACTTGATAATCTATCCAATTAAAAAAACATCCAGTCATAAATAAAGTTTTCAAATTCTTCATTTCAGCTAATCCCAGGAAAAGAACCTCACTAACAACCACCCGTGAAATCTTAAAACTAACGAGCGCTTCACATTTCGCAAAACAGGTCGCCACATCTTGCACCATGACGCAATCTAATAAATCCACGTTCTCTAAACCGATGGGCTGATCCGGTTGAACTTCGAGTTCTCGACTGGATTTGCGTAACTCGATCTGTTTCAGATTAAGGGTTTTCAAATTTTTGTGCGATAACAGCCAGACAGGATCCAGAATCGGTAGG containing:
- the kdpA gene encoding potassium-transporting ATPase subunit KdpA, which produces MIASHVLQVVVFMVLLLACAVPLSGYITRVMDGSARVVRFCGALERVLYRMAGVDPGAEMSWRSYALATLAFNVLGVLVLYGLLRLQGALPGNPQHLGAMSPDGAFNTAVSFVSNTNWQDYSPEQTVGYLAQMLGFTVQNFLSAATGIVVVIALIRGFARHTAQTLGNFWVDLTRVTLYVLLPLASLIAVLLIGQGVIQNFHAYQTVPTLQATHYLAAQPDAPGQPTLQAMTVTQQTLALGPVASQEAIKMLGTNGGGFFNANSAHPFENPTPFSNFLQMFAILLIPAALCLVFGRMIADRRQGVALLAVMTLLFAACVTGEIAAEQSGNPVFTALHVDQHASALQPGGNMEGKEARFGITQSGLFTVTTTAASCGAVNTLHDSLTPLGGLYPLLLMQLGEVVFGGVGSGLYGMLVFALLAVFVAGLMIGRTPEYVGKKIEAYEMKMVSLVVLLTPLLVLLATSLAVLTEAGRAGLGNPGPHGFSEILYAFSSAANNNGSAFGGLSVNTPFYNVLTAIAMWFGRFGTIVLVLALAGALAAKPRIGVTGGTLPTHGPLFVALLLGVVLLVGALTYVPALALGPGVEHLMLLAHGS
- the kdpF gene encoding K(+)-transporting ATPase subunit F, whose amino-acid sequence is MNWILWLAGATAMLLFGYLVYALLRAEDIE